One region of Elaeis guineensis isolate ETL-2024a unplaced genomic scaffold, EG11 Super_Scaffold_1000024, whole genome shotgun sequence genomic DNA includes:
- the LOC105057499 gene encoding glutathione S-transferase 3: protein MGLKVYGLAMSTNTVRVVAALNEKGLDYELVPVDLRTGAHKQPSFLALNPFGQIPVLEDGDLVLFESRAISRYIASRYKETGPDLLRSGGGPAETAALEVWLEVESQQFGPPIADLVFELLIKPLLGGTTDPAVVEKQAEKLGKVLDVYEDRLSKNKYLAGGHFTLADLNHMPYTHYLLQTPKADLVTARPRVLAWWQDISARPAWKKTAASIPL, encoded by the exons atggggttGAAGGTGTACGGGTTGGCGATGTCTACGAACACGGTGAGGGTGGTAGCGGCGCTGAACGAGAAGGGGTTGGACTACGAGCTCGTCCCCGTCGACCTCCGCACCGGCGCTCACAAACAACCTTCCTTCCTCGCCCTCAAC CCATTCGGCCAGATTCCTGTGCTAGAGGACGGAGATCTCGTCCTATTTG AATCGCGAGCGATAAGCCGGTACATCGCGAGCAGGTACAAGGAGACCGGACCGGACCTGCTCCGGTCGGGTGGTGGACCGGCGGAGACGGCGGCGTTGGAGGTGTGGCTGGAGGTGGAGTCGCAGCAGTTCGGGCCGCCTATCGCGGATCTGGTGTTCGAGCTCTTGATCAAGCCGTTGCTCGGGGGGACCACCGATCCGGCGGTGGTGGAGAAGCAGGCGGAGAAGCTGGGCAAGGTGCTGGACGTGTACGAAGACCGCCTCTCCAAGAACAAGTACCTGGCGGGCGGTCACTTCACGCTGGCGGACCTCAACCACATGCCCTACACACACTACCTCCTGCAGACCCCCAAGGCGGATCTGGTCACCGCTCGCCCCCGCGTGCTGGCCTGGTGGCAGGACATCTCCGCCCGGCCCGCCTGGAAGAAGACCGCGGCCAGCATCCCTCTGTAA